The Haloarcula sp. CBA1127 genomic interval CGCGATTCAGATTTTTCCGGCAACCGTCCCGAGATTCAGCGCCAGACCGACGATACCGACAACAGCGGCGAGAACGAGGTTCGCTGTCGTCCCGCCGACGCTGAACGGGGCCGTGCCGGCCGATGCCAGCGCGCCGAACCCGATGCCGGCGACGACGAGCGCGACACCGGTCAGCCCGACAAGCATCGTGCCGGTCGGGCCGAACCGACCGCCCGACCGGTCCGCCTCGTACCGGTTCAGTGCGTCGTGCATCGTCTCTGTAATCGACGCCTCCACATCCGCCATCTGTCCCGAAAGGTAGGTGTTCAGTGTCTCCTCGTGCTCGTCGAGTTCCGCGGCGCGCTCGGATAGCTGTGCGTCGTACTCCGTCAGTTCAGCCTCGCGCTCGTTGAGGTCGGTTTCGCGGTCGTCGAGCGTGGCTTCGCGTTCATCAAGCCGGTACTCCCGCTCGTCCAGTTCCGCCTCTCGTCGGTCCAGCTCCTCCTCGCGAGCATCAATCTTCTCTTCGCGCCGGTCGAGTTCCGCGCTCCGCTGGTCAAGGCCCATCTCCCGCTCGTTGAGCCGTCGCTGCATCTGCGCGAACTCTCGTTCGCGCTCGGTTGGGCGGTCGTCGTCGGTGCTGTTGTCGTCGGTGCTGTTGTCGTCGGCTTCGTAGTCCGCTGCCGGCTGTGCCTCCTCGTGATCCGGGTCTGTGTTATCTGCCATACTGGGCACCCATACCGAGACGCTACGACTATCGAACGGTTAGTTTGACACCACATAACACAGTAATCGGAGCCAAACTGGGGACAGCACGTCTGAACAAAGAGTCGTCTGGAGTGCCGTTACAGTCCAGGTCGCTACGTCGACGCGTCAGCGACGGGTGTCTCGATTCGATGCAACCGGTACGCACCACGCTCATGACCCTCATCGTGGTAGACGACCGGTTCCTCGACAGCAACAGCGGTCCCGTTAGAGACTGCGGCCGCCGTCACGACGCCATCCGTGTCCAACGTGTCAACGGGGCCGTCAACGACATCGAACAGTCGAAGCGCGTGGTCGTCAGCGTCGCGGTCCCGGAAGTTCTGCGCGCCGGGGACGGCCAGCAGCGAGCCGTCGGTGCCCAGTCCACTAGCGAAACCGCCCACGGGCGCGTCCCAGCGGCGGTCACCATCGAGAGAGACACCAACGGCGGTGTGTTCGTCCGGGTGTCGCGCGTCCGTCTCCCGGCCCTCCTCTGGATACGTGTTGCCGGTGATGAACACCGCGCCGTCGTCCGTCGCGTGGACGTGGTTCGGGTACGCGTAGACGGTGTCACCAGCCACGTCGGTCGGCGTCGTCAGCGAGACGCGCCAGCGCTCCCGGCCGCCACTGTCGAGGCGGTAGCCGCAGTAGTCTCCGTGGCTGGAGACAACAGCGCCGTTGGCCAGCAGCGCAACGTCGCCGACGCGGCGCTGGCCGTCGGTCCCGGGGTCCCACATCCAGCGCGGGTCGCCGTCGTCGGGGTCGAGGACGACGAGGCCGTGCTGGTGGTCGCCAGGACACCGGTTGTAGGCGACGGCGACGCGGTTCTCGTCAGCATCGAGTGAGATGGGTGAACCGTCGGTCCGGTAGGTCCAGTCGACGGTGCCGTCAGGCGAAAAGGCATAGACGACACTCTCGAAGTGGCGGAGATCGTTCCCATCGTCGTCAGTCCGGCGTTCGTATCGCCGGGCAGCGGCGTAGCAGCGGTCACCAACGGTCGCAAGGCTGGCGACGAAGGGTAGCAGGAAGCGCGTCTCCTGCTGTGGGTCGCCCAGATCTGTCCGGGTTTCGTACCGCCATCGCAGGTCGCCGCTGGCATCGTGACAGCGGATCTCGCCGCGGACGCTGCGTTCGCCAGTGACGACGCCACCGTCGAAGGGCTCCGCCGCGACGACGCTCGGTTCGCCATCCGTGTCGTACTGCCAGCGCCGGTGTAGCGGACCGGAGTCAGCCGACACGTCGAACGCCTGGAGGTCCCCGTCAGCAGTGCCGGCGACCGCGAGCCCGTTGGTCAGCGTGACCGCCGAGCGGCGGCCCTGATGGCGCGAGCGGGCCGGCGCTACATCCCCGAGGTCGGCGGTCGGGGCGCGCTGGCTACTCATCGACCGGGAAAGCCTCGTGAAGCACGTCGTGGGCCTCACCGAGCCCAGCGAGGACATCCTCGCCCTGCATGGTGATGCGCGACACCGCCCGCTCAGCGTCGCGGACGGCGACCAGCCGCCCCCGGAGGTAGTCGTATTCGGGGTCGTCTTCGGGGGTTGCGGCGATCTCCTCTTCGAGGTCCACGAGCGCGGCGTCGAGGTGGCGCTCGATGGCGGCGAGCGTCCCCGCGCCGGCGAGGGCCTCTATCGGGCCGGTCATGTGTCCCTCCAGCTCCTGTTCCGCGTGCTGGCGCGCGTGGTCGTCTTCGGTACCGAGAACGTTCATGAGGCCCAGTCGGAGGGCCTCGATTTCGTAGCAGCTCATGTGTGTAGTGAATCGGGTGTGTGTTTTCAAAGCGTCTGGTCGACGAGTTCGCTCACGATGCGGTCGCGGTCCAAGTGTGAGGAGACAATCTCGGCGGCGTCCTCGTCTTCGACACCACCGTACCAGACGCCGTCGGGGTAGACAGCGACCATCGGCCCCTCGCCACAGCGGCCGAGACACGACGACCGTGTGATGCGGGCGTCGCACTGGTCACTGTCGCGGGCGGCCTGGCGGAGCCGTTCGAGAACTGCTGGTGCGCCGTCCTGTGCGCAGGTCTGGTTCGTGCAGACGGCAACGTGTTTCTCGGGGGCGTCGTGGACGTGCGGGTCGTCGTCGACGTTCTCACGGTCGGCGTGTTCGGCCTGATGGGTCAGCGCCCGGAGCATCGCGCGAGCGCCGCCCTGATCCTCCTCGTAGCCGTCGAGTTCGACCTTGTACTTGCAGGTGTCACAGGACATCTCGACGCTCCCCGTTCTCGCTTCCTGCCAGCGGTCGCCCAGCACGTCCAGCAGGCGCGTGTCGGTCCCGAGCGGTTCGCCCGGCGCGGCGTCGACATAGGGGTACTCCTCGTCGAACTCGCGTGCGCCGTCCTTGATGCGGCCGGTCAGCACGCCGTCGCCGAGCATGTACGGGATGACGACGACGGCATCGGGCCGGCTCTTGGCGATGTCGTGCAGGGTGTCATCCAGCAGCGGTTCGGTAACGCCGATGAACGACGCCTCGACCCGCGAGAATGAACGGCCCTCGTACAGCAGCCGGGCGAGCTTGTGTACGTCGGCGTTGGCGTCTGGGTCGCTGGAGCCGCGGGCGCAGACAACGGCGGCCACGTCGTCTTCCTCGCGGTCGACGCCCAGTTCGGCCTCGACAGCCGCCGCGCGGTCGTCCAACAGGTCCAGCAGGGCCGGGTGGACACCGAGATGTGCGCCGTTGTTGATAGTCAGTTCAGGGTGGGCCTCGCGGGCCTGCTCAACGGCCAGCGGCACGTCGTTTTTGACGTGACTGGCGGCAAACAGCGAGAGGTGGACCACCGACACCTGCGAGACGGCTCTGGCTAGCCCCGCGATGGCCTCGTCGATGGCCGGCTCGGCCAGTTCGAGAAAGGCCGCGTCGACCGGGATTCCGAGGCGACCCTCCAGTTCGACCGCAAGGTCGCGGACCTGTTCGTTCGACTTCTCGCGCCGGGAGCCGTGGCCGACCAGCAGCACCGCTTCGTCGTCCAGCGTCTCGGGTGCGGAGATAGCTTCGCTCATCGGACTCGTTCGATGCTTTTCCGGAGCTTGCGCCGCCGACTCGGTGCAAACAGCCCCGTCTCCTCGCTGCCCTCGTACAGCCAGTCACCGAGGACAGGTGCCGCGTCGTCGGCCACGCCGAACCAGTAGCCCGACGACGTCTCCGAGAGATCGTCATACGGCGCATCCACCGGACAGCGGTCGAGCAGCGTCTGAATCGTCCGGAGGAGTCGTTCGTCTTCGTGGACAAAGGAGATACCGACCGCCTCGTCGTCGGACTTGAAACACACCGTTCCACAGCCTTCGAGCAGGCCGCGGAGGAGCTGGCGGTCGTAGTCAGCCAGCGCGTCGAAGCGGTAGCCGCCCGACTCGCCGTCGAACGGGAGCCCAAGCGCGGCGCTGGCACGGTCAGCGAGGCTGCCGACGACCTGCACCGTGAACTCCTCCTCCTGACGGGTAATCGAGGTGTCGTGGGCATACACCCGCTCGACAATGCGGCGGTCGGCCCGCTCCGCACCAGCGATGGAGGCGAGCCGCCGAGCGGCCGTCTCGTCGTTCGTCCGGACAGTGATACAGCCGTCTTCGCACTCGCCGTCGCCGGCAACCCGGCCCCAGAAGTACGCCGTTTCGGGGTGCGCTGCGAGCATATCGTTCGGTGCACCGGTTTCGACGCTCATGGCTGGACCTCCTCGTGGTCGGTGGCCGCAGGTGTATCGACAGCCCCTGCGTCCTCCTCGACAGATTCCACGTGAATCGCGTCCAGCGGACAGGCCGCGGCGGCCTGCTCGGCGTCGTCCCGCCGGTCGTCGTCGAAGGTGGCTTCAATTGCCGTCTGGTCGTCTGTCTCGATGGCCGCCAGACCCTCGCTGTCCTCAACGAAGCGGTCATCGCGGACGAGGCAGGCGAAGACCCCGTCGCAGGCGTCGCGGTCGATAGTGATTCGGTACATTAGTAGTCGTACTTAGTCTCGTAGCCCCGCGGGGTCACCATCCGGTCGTCCCAGACGTAGGTGTCCTCGTTGCCCACGAGGAGGGTGGTAGTCATGTCGACGAGGTCGGTTTCGCCGAGTTCGGGCAGTTCGCCGAGTTCGACGATTTCGACCTGCTCGTCCTCGCGGCCGGCGGCGTGGACGACGCCGACAGGGGTCTCGGGGTCGCGGTGTTCCAGCAGGATTTCACAGCACTTCTCGTAGTTGTCCCGCCGTTTCCGGCTCCACGGGTTGTAGATGGTGATGGTAAAGCCCTCCTTGGCGACGGCATGGAGTCGCGACTCGATGGTCGGCATGTCGGTGAGGTGGTCCGACAGCGAGACAGAGACGGTGTCGTTGACCAGCGGCGCGCCGACGCGGGCCGCACAGGACTGGGCGGCCGGGACGCCCGGAACCACGTCGAAATCGAGCATCGTCGCCGTCGCGCCCTTAGATTCGATGATCTCCAGTGCGAGACCGGCCAGTGCGTACACGTTCGGGTCGCCGCTGCCGATGATGGCCACGTCGTTGCCCGCCAGCGCGCGGTCGATTGCCTCCTCAGTTCGGGACACTTCACCGCACATCGGCGTGTTGTAGATGTCGTCGGCTCCGTCGGTTATCTCGTCGGGCAACAGTTCGACGTAGGTCGTATAGCCGACGATGTGTTCGGCGTCCAGTAGCGCGGAGCGGGCGCGGGCAGTCATCCCCTCCGGCTGCCCAGGACCGAGGCCGACGGCGATGAGCTGGCCCGGCTCGGCGTCGAAGTCGTCAACGGTCGAACCGACTTCCTCCGCTTCGTCCGACTCACTGGACGAGGACGCCCCGCAGGAACTACTGCTGGACGAGGACGACGATTCGGACGACGATGACGCGCCACACTTCGAGGCGCTGTCGTCGCCTGTGTCCGGCGTTGTCTCCGTCGACGAACTCGCCGAACTCGCGCCGCACTTGGAGGCGGCATCGGTCTCTGCTTCCGCTTCGCTCGCGGCCGTGCCGCTCGCGTTCTTCGAGGCGCTGCGCGCCTCGCCAGCCTCGCTTGCGCCACACTTCGATTCTGTCTCGGTACTTGCGTCGGTGGTGTTGTCAGTGCTCATTGTCAGAAATCGTCGACGTTACGCCCGCCGCGCGGGGTGACGAGGAACTCCTGGTAGTCGTTGCGCCAGACTTCGGTCTCGTGGGTGCCGACGACGATGGACGAACCCATGCCGCCGACCTTGTCGTCGTGCTCGGACAGTTCGCCGAGCGTGGTGATGGTCTCCGTCTCGTCGTCGAGGTTCCGGCCGGCCTCGCCTCGGCCGGAGTCGTTGACGATAGCGGCGGGCACGTCGTCTGCCCGTTCCTCCCGCAGGACATCGACGGCTCGCTCGTAGTCGCGCCAGCAGTTGTAGAGGACGACGACGAAGCCGCTGATTGCGGCCGCCCGGAGTTTCTCTTCGATTTCGTCCCAACCGCGCCACTTGTCCGACAGCGAAATCGTACAGAAATCGTTCGACAGCGGCGCGCCGAGGTTCGCCGCACCCGACAGCGCCGCGGTCACGCCGGGGACAATCTCGATGGGTACGTCGTCGGCGTCGTCGGCGTCGGCCATCGTAAACAGCAGGTCGGACTTCCCGTAGACGTTCGGATCGCCGCCGGAGACGTGGGCGATGTCCTCGCCGGCGCGGACCCGCTCGAACGCCTCGCGGGCGAGTTCGACCTGTTTGCCCATCGACGACCGGATGAGCGTCTGCCGACTGCCGTCGGGTCGCTCCAGCACGGCTCCCTCTTCACCGGCGATTTCGCCGTCATCGGTTTCGCCGTCGAGTTCAGCCGACTGGGGCGGGAGCGTGCCGTCCTTCCGGAGGAACTCCTGATAGAGGTTCGAGGCGATGATGCAGTCAGCGGTCTGGATGACGTCTTTCGCCCGCTGGGTCATGTCGTGAGGCAGGCCCGGCCCGATGCCGACCACGTACAGCGTCCCGTAGTCGGCTGGACGCGTCGCCTCGGCCGCGGCCGTTGTCGACTGGCGTCCGTCGCTGCTCATCCTGGGTCTCCGAGAGCCGCCGGTCGAATCTCGATACTGTGGCGCATGGTGAGTACAACGCCGCTTTCGCATAAAACAATTGTGCTTGTACTAGTCCAAGCGAAGGCGCAGAATGGTAGCAGCAGGGAACTGCGTCCGCTCCAACGTTCGGACCGAGCTGCTACCAGTCCTGTTCCAACGAAATTGTCAAAGGGACCCAAACTGGTACGGGCTTACTGGACGCCCCTATCAAGGTTCAAATGTTTTTAATGTAACCTATACTACGCCTTGAATGTACTTTTCTGGCCGGAGCTACAGCACTGTGCTTCTGGCCGGTCGCCGCCCGCCAGCGGCTTTCGACTATGAGAGAAGTTGTCAAACAAGCAGTAGAAGAGCATAGCGTTGAGAGTCGAATTATCGGCGAACTACACAACGTCCCTCCCTACCGGGTGTACGAAATTCAGTTCGGTAGCCAACGCGCCGTCTTGAAAATTGATGACCACCGGCGGGGGCATGCAGCCGACGAAGGGCGAGTTCACGAGTATGTCGCTACAGAAACCACGGCCAGAGTGCCCAACGTACTCGCTGTTGGGACCGACCACTATATTACGACATGGGACGGCGAGATTGCGGAGGCGTCACCACAGGTCGATAGAACGTGGGCTCGCGCTGCAGGCGTCTGGCTGGGCACGCTCCATGCTGATACCAGAGGAGCATTCGACGGGTTCGGAAAGCCCCGAAGTCAAGACGGGACCCTCGAACTCACGAGCCACAAGCGCTGGGTCGACGGCGTAATCGAGCGTGTGGGATACCACCGGTCGCTTCTCGCAGGGTATGGGTACACCGGTATCATAGACACAGTCAAGGCCTTCTTTCAGGACAATCCAGCCGTGTTCGATGGGGTTGGTGAGCCGGTTCTCTGCCACGGTGATGTGCACCCCGAACACCACGTTCAGACCAGTCGCGGGGGCATTACCGCAATTGATTTCGAACACGCACTCGTTGCTCCAGCGGAATACGACTACTGGCGGACCGTGATGCCGTATTTCGAAGCCAATGATGATGTCGGTGAAGCCGTACCACGGGCATTCCAAGCTGGATACGAATCTGTCAAGCCACTTCCCGGTGATTTCGAAGAGCGACGGCCGCTTTACCAACTCATGAACGATATTGCGTTCTTAGAATCACTCTATCTCCAGCAACGAGTCGAACCAGAAAAGCACGAACAGGTGGGCGAACGGATACGAGAGCACGCGGTAGAGACGCTTAGCGAGGTGGAAAGAATAGTCGAATAGGTATTTTCGATGGCTTCGCCGTCTCTGACCCGAACCCCACCGTTCCGCAAGCTTCTGGGTGGCCTGGGAAACGAAGGCTCCAGACCGTCAGCTCAGCGAGTTAGACAAAGGACGCGCAGAGAGATCATATGAGCTAATAGTTTCTCTTTATACACGGTAGTTAGCCTACTCGGCCGCGTAATCACGTAGCTGAAGTCGTCTGTACCTGCTCCGCTGGTCAGGTGTTCGTCAGCCCGCCGTCGACCACAACGCTCTCGCCGTTGACGTAGGAGGCCATATCGCTGGCGAGGAACGTCGCCACGTCGGCTATCTCCTCGGGTTCGCCGAAGCGGCCCGAGGGGATGAGTTCTTTCAGCATCATCTTCGTCGTGTCGTCGATGCGCTCGTCCTCGAACATCTGGGTCTTGCTGTAGCCCGGATGAATGGCGTTGACCCGGATGTCGTAGTTGCTCAGACGGTCCGCGAGCGCGTAGGTGAACAGTCTGACTGCGCCCTTCGAGGTGCAGTAGTTGACCAGCAAGCCGGTGCCGCGGATGCCGCCGGAGCTGGACATATTGATGACGGTGCCGCCGCCGTTCTCCCGCATCGCCTCAGTCGCGACCTGCGCGCCGAAGAACACGCCCTTCGTGTTCACGTCCATCAGTCGGTCGTAGTCCTCCTCTGTGGTCTCGTAGAAGTCCGCTATCTCGGAGATGCCAGCATTGTTGACCATGATATCGATACCGCCCAGTTCCTCGGCCGCGGCAACGGCCACCTCCAGATCGTCGGGGTTGGTTACGTCACATTCGACGAAATGCGCCGTCCGGTCGGTCTCAGCTTCGACCAGTTCGTGGGTCGGTTCACCGCCCTCGCGGGGGTCTTCCTGTCGGTCCGCAACGATAACGTCTGCGCCGTGCTCCGCGTACCGTCGGCAGATGGCCCGGCCGAACCCGCTTGCGCCGCCCGTAACGACCGCCACCTTGTCTTCGAGTAGTGTTGTCATGCGCCATTTGTCATCACAGGCGCACATAATAAATAAGTTTAGAGTTGTACGGTGGCAGGAACTCGGGACAGTCGCAGAGTCGCCGTCAGAAATGATTCAGTAGCTGTTCGGTGAGGAAAACCGGGAGCTGAAAACACAGTGCTGGAGGAAAAGCGAGGTTAGCGCCCGATAGCGACGGTCACAGCCTCGTCGTAGCGGGTCTTTTCGGCCAGCAGGTCATGCTCGCTGCCGGCGGCGATGGCCGACGCCTCGGCGATACCCGGCCAGCCGATGAGTTCCTTCGACCGCGATGGGGTCGGCCCCTCGAACTCTTCTAAGGTCTCCTTCTCGAAGGCGATAACGCCCAGTCCCCACTCTTCAGCGGCGGCGAGCATGCCTTCCTCGTCGGCTTTCCGGGTCCCCGTCGCGATGAACTCCACGTCGTCGCGGTCGAGGTCGGCCTCGTCCAGCGCCTGTTCCCAGGCCGCGTGGAACTGCTCGACATCCGCGCCGGCGACGCTGCCACAACCGAGCACGACGCCGTTGTCCTTGTTACGTTTGAGCACCGTTACGTCGTCGTCGACCAGCACGGCCTTCGGCCCGTCGAGGCGCTCGATGGGACCGAGTTCATCGTCCAGCACGGCGAGGTTCGTCGCCACGGTCGAGTCGCCGTTGACCACGTGAGCGTCCAGCGCCTTGGCCTGCTTCTCGACGCCCTGCTTGTCTGCGGCCTCGCTTGCGGTCGTCATCGCCGGCACCGCGCCCATGCTCGCCAGGTCGTCGGCAACCTGATTCGCGCCGTGGTGGCCGCCGGTGATTGGGATAGCCCACGTGAGTTCCTCGTCGACGACACAGATGGCGGGGTCGTCCCACTTGTCATCGAGCAGGTGGGCAGTCTTGCGCATCGCGATGCCACTCGCCATCAAGCCGATAAAGCAGTCGTACTCGCCCCAGTACTCCTCGAACACGTCGCCGTGGTATTCGAGGATGTCGATGGATTCGTAACGGTCGCCGATACCGTCGACGATATCCTCTGCCGTGTCCATCTTCCGCTCGAAGGCCACGATGGCGATGTCTTCGGCTACTTCGCCGTCTGAATCGGGTGCTTTGCAACTGTTCGAACCGGAGTCGTTGTCGGTGTCAGTACTCATGATTTAGTTCCGGCCGGTGAAACTGCCGCAGGCGCGACCGCCGGCCGGACAGCCGCGTAGGTGGTGTCTGTGGATCGGTGCTCGGCTGCGAGGCGACGCTCACCTGTTGTCGGCGCGCGCTGGCGCGCTCGGATGGCGCGCTAAATCTGTGCGAGGGATGAGCAGCACAGCGAGTGAAACGAGCGAGCAGCGCAGTCGGTTGGGGAGGTCTGTGGCTCGTGGTGGCGTGCGGTGCTGTCGGGTGGACTGAAAGGGGCCGGGCGCTCCGGGACGACAACCGACGCAAGCACGCGAGCGAAGCGAGCGCGCGCAGCGAGGTCCTCGACCGGAGCGTCCGGGGGCTTTCGAGTTGTACTCGGCGAAATAGGCGATTCATCCTAGTCGTCGGCTTCCTGCGTCCCATCGGAACTTCCCCGATTCGCCCAGTCGCCGTAGAGGAACGACCGCTCGTAGTCCTCGCCGCCGACAGCATCACCGATGACGACCATCGCGGAGGCGCGATAGCCCGCGTCTTCCAGCTTCTCGCCGATGGTCGCAATCGTTCCCTCGATGACATCCTCGTCGGGCCAGGACGCGTGGTAGATAGCCGCCACTGGGGTTTCGGGGTCGTGGCCGTCTTCGAGCAGCCGGTCCATCGTCTCGCTGACGGCGTGGGTCCCCAGATAGATGCAGGTCGTCACGTCGCCCATACCGACGAACTCGGAGATGTGGTCCTCGTCCTCGTCCAGCGTCTTGCCCTGCGGACGCGTGAAGGCAACGTGGTTGGCGACCTCGTTCAGCGTCAGCTGCGTTCGCATCGTCGCGCTGGCGGCGAAAGCGGAGGTGACACCGGGGACGATGTAGGTCGGGACGCCCTCGTGTTCGAGCGCGTCCATCTGCTCCAGAGCCGCGCCGTAGATGGCGGGGTCGCCGCTATGAAGGCGGACAACGGTGTTGCCGGCCTCGTAGGCGTCCCGCATCAGCGGAATCAGCTCTTCGAGGTCCTTGCCGATGGAGGACACCGTTTCGGCGTCTTCGCAGTACTCCTCAAGCAGTTCGCTGTTGACGAGCGAGCCGGCGTGGACCACGAGGTCGGCATCGGCAAGCAGTTCGCGGCCAGCGACGGTCAGCAGCCGGGGATTACCCGGGCCGGCTCCGACGAATGGAATGCCCTCCTGCTCGTCGCCGGCACTGTACTCGTACACGCGGTCGTCTCGGTTCCCGGCGACAGAGTCGATGGCCGTCTGTGGGTCCGTCTCGTCAGTCTCGGCAGTTTCGTCAGTCATGCTGCACCTCGTCGCCGCAGAGGGCGGCTTCGGAGCGCTCCTGTCTCGCCAGTTCACCGATAGACTGCTCGCCGCCGTCGGTCACGACACCGCTCTCGTCGGCCGCTTCGAGGAAGGCGTCGGTCGCCTGCTCAACGTGCGTCTCGGGCTTCTCGGCGTAGGCCAGCGTGTAGTAGTCTCGCTCGTCGATATCGGTCGGGTCGTCGGTCACGACAGTCTCGCCCTGTTCCATGAACAGCCGACGGCCGTACACCACGTCGTAGCCGGCCTCGACCAGTCCCTCGTGGGTAGCCGGCGCGTCGGTCACCTTGAACAGAATCATCCGGTCGGGGCCGGTCGGCGACGCGCCGCGGTCGGCCTCCCGCAGCGCCAGGCTCGACCCGGCGGTGATTTCGACGCCAAGCGCGGTCGCAAACGCCGACATAGCGCTGACGCCAGGCACCACTTCGAGGTCGACTTCGGGGTGGAACGCTGCGAGCGTTCGCCGGAGATGGCCGAAGGTCGAGTAGACGTTCGGGTCTCCCAGCGTGACGAAGGCGGCGTCGCCGTCGCGGGCGGTCGGCGCGATTTCGGCGGCGGCCTCCTTCCAGGCCGCCCGGAGTTTCTCCTCATCGCGTGTCATCGGGAAGTCGAGGTCGCCGATGCGCTCCTCGGGGACGTGCTCGGTTGCGACCGACCGCGAGAGCCGCCCCGGCGAGTACACCACGTCGGCGGACTCGAGGGCGCGCTTCCCGCGGACGGTCACCAGATCGGGCTGGCCGGGACCGAGGCCGATGCCGTAGAGTGTCATCGGTCCCCTCCGTTCATCGACTCAGTCTCGGCCGGCGACCCGCCGTCGGCGGCAACGTCTTCGCTGGCGCTGCCGACGAGCATATAGACGGGGTTCTCAGAGTTGAAGCTCGTCGCGCCAGCGAGTTCGTAGCCGTGGCTCACCTGGAACTGGACGACCTCTTCCAGAATGTCGCGCTCGCGGAAGGCCTCCGTCGCCGCGCCGGCGACTTCGAGCCGCGAGACGTTCATCACGATTCGGTCGATACCGGTCTCGACCGCGTGGTCGAGAACGGCCTCGTAGTTGCGTGATCCGCCGAGGAACAGGGCGTCGGCGTCGTCCGGCAAGCCCTCCGGGGCCTCGGCCTCGCGCAGCTCGACGTCAGCGTCGACATCGTTGGCGGCGAGGTTCTTGCGAGTCACATCGAGTCGGTTCCCCTTGCGTTCGAGCGCAGTGACCCGCCCGGCCCGGCGCGCCGCCGTGATGGTGACGGCACCGGTACAGGAACCGACCTCCGCGAAGTGGTCGGACCCGGTGAGAGCGAGTTTGCTGGCGAGGACGGCCCGGACCTCCGGCTTGGTGGGACCGGCCTTCGCGTCGTGTGGGAGCGAGACGCGTGTCATCACGCTATACAACTACAGTAGCGCGTAAAACAATTTTGGTTGTATTAATCCAAGTCGAGATTACAACGGCGTCTGAGACGGGTGGAGCAACGAATCGATGGGCTGGTCGGATAGCAAAACGAGCAGGAAAGACAGCGGGATCGAAAACAGACTCGGGCTCAGAACTCCGGCCCAGGTGCCGGAACGCCGTCGCTGTCGTCGTCGCCGTCGAGGTCGAACTCCTCACGTAGTTCACGGATACGGTCCCTGATGTCCGCCGCCAGTTCGAACTCCAGATTGTCCGCGGCTTCCTGCATCCGCTCTTCCAGTTGTTCGATCTGGCGAGCGGCTTCGTCGGCGTCGCTCGCTCCGTCACTGGAAATACCGCCGGTATCGGTTTTGCTACCGGGCAGGTTCGTCTCGCCGACTTCCTTCTCAATGGTGGTCGGTTCGAAGCCGTGTTCCTCGTTGTACTGCTGCTGGATGCGCCGGCGGCGCTGGGTCTCCTGAATGGCCGACTGCATGGCGTTGCTCCGCTCGTCGGCGTACAGCACCACTTCGCCGTTGACGTTCCGGGCGGCCCGCCCCATCGTCTGGACGAGCGTTGTTTCCGAGCGCAGGAACCCCTCCTGATCAGCGTCCAAAATCGCGACGAGCGA includes:
- a CDS encoding SDR family oxidoreductase — encoded protein: MTTLLEDKVAVVTGGASGFGRAICRRYAEHGADVIVADRQEDPREGGEPTHELVEAETDRTAHFVECDVTNPDDLEVAVAAAEELGGIDIMVNNAGISEIADFYETTEEDYDRLMDVNTKGVFFGAQVATEAMRENGGGTVINMSSSGGIRGTGLLVNYCTSKGAVRLFTYALADRLSNYDIRVNAIHPGYSKTQMFEDERIDDTTKMMLKELIPSGRFGEPEEIADVATFLASDMASYVNGESVVVDGGLTNT
- the cbiG gene encoding cobalt-precorrin 5A hydrolase — encoded protein: MSTDTDNDSGSNSCKAPDSDGEVAEDIAIVAFERKMDTAEDIVDGIGDRYESIDILEYHGDVFEEYWGEYDCFIGLMASGIAMRKTAHLLDDKWDDPAICVVDEELTWAIPITGGHHGANQVADDLASMGAVPAMTTASEAADKQGVEKQAKALDAHVVNGDSTVATNLAVLDDELGPIERLDGPKAVLVDDDVTVLKRNKDNGVVLGCGSVAGADVEQFHAAWEQALDEADLDRDDVEFIATGTRKADEEGMLAAAEEWGLGVIAFEKETLEEFEGPTPSRSKELIGWPGIAEASAIAAGSEHDLLAEKTRYDEAVTVAIGR
- a CDS encoding cobalt-precorrin-4/precorrin-4 C(11)-methyltransferase, which codes for MTDETAETDETDPQTAIDSVAGNRDDRVYEYSAGDEQEGIPFVGAGPGNPRLLTVAGRELLADADLVVHAGSLVNSELLEEYCEDAETVSSIGKDLEELIPLMRDAYEAGNTVVRLHSGDPAIYGAALEQMDALEHEGVPTYIVPGVTSAFAASATMRTQLTLNEVANHVAFTRPQGKTLDEDEDHISEFVGMGDVTTCIYLGTHAVSETMDRLLEDGHDPETPVAAIYHASWPDEDVIEGTIATIGEKLEDAGYRASAMVVIGDAVGGEDYERSFLYGDWANRGSSDGTQEADD
- a CDS encoding cobalt-factor II C(20)-methyltransferase, which codes for MTLYGIGLGPGQPDLVTVRGKRALESADVVYSPGRLSRSVATEHVPEERIGDLDFPMTRDEEKLRAAWKEAAAEIAPTARDGDAAFVTLGDPNVYSTFGHLRRTLAAFHPEVDLEVVPGVSAMSAFATALGVEITAGSSLALREADRGASPTGPDRMILFKVTDAPATHEGLVEAGYDVVYGRRLFMEQGETVVTDDPTDIDERDYYTLAYAEKPETHVEQATDAFLEAADESGVVTDGGEQSIGELARQERSEAALCGDEVQHD
- the cbiT gene encoding precorrin-6Y C5,15-methyltransferase (decarboxylating) subunit CbiT; this translates as MTRVSLPHDAKAGPTKPEVRAVLASKLALTGSDHFAEVGSCTGAVTITAARRAGRVTALERKGNRLDVTRKNLAANDVDADVELREAEAPEGLPDDADALFLGGSRNYEAVLDHAVETGIDRIVMNVSRLEVAGAATEAFRERDILEEVVQFQVSHGYELAGATSFNSENPVYMLVGSASEDVAADGGSPAETESMNGGDR